Part of the Penaeus vannamei isolate JL-2024 chromosome 9, ASM4276789v1, whole genome shotgun sequence genome is shown below.
tatgtacacacacacacatatatatgtaagcatacacacatgtatgtgtatgtacatacacacacacacacacacacacacacacacacacacacacacacacacacacacatatatatatatatatatatatatatatatatatatatatgtgtgtgtgtgtgtgtgtgtgtgtgtgtgtgtgtatacagtatatgaaaGAATACAAGATGGTGCAACCAATAAAGCAAACAGTGATACCGATGAAGAAGAAAACTATGCATTTTGTGTGTTAACCCCAACTATAAGGAATGAAAATGTTTACTAAGCAATTGTGGTGCAACGTCGCACATTATTACAGAAAAAGTGTTCTTTAGGCTTGATGACGATTTCGATCCAAAGAGTGTTCCATGGAAAGTCAGACTACAGGTTGCTAGACAGcggttaattttcttttatttccatacaGTAGCCAACGCAGACTCCAACTGATCTGGTCTTAACGGCCAACGGTTGCCTCGGATGCGCCCGAAATGTCGATTAGGCAGAAACTCTTACATCTTCCCTCCCGAGACGAAAAGGTCATTGGGTAATTAAGCCATTACAATCTGACAAGATAAACATAGGAAAAGAAATTACTAGCCTGAGCAATAagctaaagaaaacaaataggGCATTAAGGTACCCAATTGTTCAGCCATCGCAAGCGAGGCCTCTGCCTCTGGGAGGTGATTCAGATGATATTTGCTATGCTGGCGAGTTAGGATGGTCCAGTGGCAATGCCGAGAAGGCTCCCCGATGGCAAAGGCCTGGGCAGGCCTTGTGTTGCCTCTGCTTAACGAGGTCAGATGGAGGATCAAGGGATGTTGACCTCGGCCCGGATGCTCAGTTCAGTTCGGTTATATTTGCGAAGACGGGCTTCGCCCGgaccttttctctggagtggcccggcctgtgtcaactatttctagttagctcatgtgttttctttgaactgtatgcttatcgtggtggctgaattgcaagcaagcgatccagttgCCACGGAGTAGGCAAGTGGCATACTccttttaccagcccggcggctgtggtgggtggtccctgtcttagaaattgtgtgtgttcacaattctgcaagtaatgtaacagggtggcgttaggctcgccgcagtgtttgcataacctggcagtctcgttaacaataatttgccaagcgcattggtaacatTGGTCTTAATCTGTGTAGTATGACCGGTACCTCTTTCTGTATTTGgcggaagggccagtggctcatagcctgtagcatctgagtaccacttggcagcaagCGAATTTATgacattttctctatgtgctccccggaggattGCACATGCCGTAGCTTTGGAACTTTGGCTTAATCTCCTTCGGCTTGGTtaaacgatcatggaggatgggggcatacctcTGCCCTTTTCGGTTATTCTGTCATCAAGCTCATTCCCTTAAATGCCAATATGGCTTGGGACAATCTATTATAATTCATCTACCTGTTAACCTTACTTTTAACGATTAGTATTACTGTAAGGGAAAtcaagtatgtataaataaatttactGTTCAAATCTATTTCaaattgttaattttattgtaaGAAAAATTATTTCTTAGCATAATGTAAGATATCCAGTCTTTCCTAAAAATAAGAACCAAGAAAaaacattttcttatatataccaTTGATAAAACAAGTCTCTGAATCTTCTAGATTTTTAATtgatcttatttatctatttatttattttgtttattattcgaAAATGCCATGACCACGTATAAAAGTTTAAGCACGGTATATTTGCATATTGTTTGCACTACAGCTTGTAACATTAAACTCAGATAAATTCTAATGATTCTTAAACTTTTAAACGTATAAGTAtgaattttgtttcattttgcttttacACCCATACTTGTTTGTGCATCTTAAATATGAAGAAAAGTTGTTTTTACGAGCATACAATCAATGTCTGTGCAATAAACTACCATTCTACATTTTCATTCTCTGACAAGTAACTATGTCTGTCATTACGGTGTAAGACGTACACACAGAAGGTATGACTTGAATTCACGTTTTTTTCACGTCGGAAATTAAGACAGCGTCTTATTGATCCATTATTTTAGCTACAGAGATACGAGTATGATTGTAGAGCTCGCAAAGTTTCTCTGATAATTAAATCTCCAATCTTTAGATAGGATTCTTAAGGAGTATGTTACAATAACGAATACTGTTGACTCACCTTTCGTAATGATTTCCTAATAGAAAGTGTTGGATATTGATCATTCACTTGAAGAACGATATTgacatttaataatttaattcataTAAAAAGAATTACTATCTAAATGGTCTCctcttactgttactactattgtaaCATTTCTATAATTTTCTATCTGCAATCGCCAACATTTTTTACAAACTTCTGGATTGTCAGGGCTTCGAGGATTCTCCCCGTTAAAAATACGATCCCCTTACTATTAGCTTAAGAGCAACATTATGCCTCTACGTAACACTGCATGTGCACACACGTCCTTCTCTCCTAATATTTCATGATGCAACAATATAACCGtcttttcttgctaactcaaggcTCAGGGTCTGATAGATTCTCATTCCTTGACTCATGCGATAATTCCACAATATTTCTATCCCATGAATAGCCCTAATTAATAAAGAGAATTATCTGATCAAATCACGCCCTTAAAGTGCATATGTTACTTCAACCAATCAATGCCAATTAGTAATACCTATTTATTTTAAAGTAACCACCCTCAAGGTGGACTTAAGGTGGACCGCACGGCAGCTGCAATGTCTGCTTTCTGAGATGGGTGGCGTCGCGAGAGAAGAGTAACCCCCATTTTCTAATTATTTCCTTTTTGACTTAATTGATGCACTGATTTCCACACTTAACCCCATGTGAATGCACTAAGAAGCAAATCCCCATTTTCCTTCTAAATCAAGGTGAAGCGCAACCACAGGGTGAGAGTCCTTTCCTCACGCCTTTTTTCAAGCACTTATCTTTCCTATGGCTATAAGAAGCGGGAAGGCACGAAACAACAGCACAGattacctttttctttccccttcatcaCTTACTCTATATTGAATCTCTAAGCTGTCCCCAGGCTCAAGCTTGAGATTTCACATTTCACAAAAGAAATGTTTTGAATTCTTTGCGTACATTGTCTTATGTTCTGCAATAACATTAATTGCTCATAaaatctttccccttctcctgtaATGGAGAGCACGAGAGGAGCCCCTTTCCTCACGCCGGCAACTCGGGCGACGCGGGAGGGCGCCTTCTCCCGCTCACGCATCGCCGGAGCAGTCAGATGTGAGTTAGGTTAGTGCTCAACAAACAATCacagtatttatatgcatacaaatgatCGCAACTATGAGCCTAATTTATCAACGCAACATGTGACGTATCATGAAAAATATCCTGGTTTCAACTTGTCTATCACGATAGACATCTTATATTTGATCTGCATCATATGCAACGATAATCGATAATCGATAATGATACTATCCATAAAATATTTGTTCTGAATATGCAACATTTTAAAGCCTCTTTTACACAATTTTCCTATGCCATTGTTAGCCTGCCTCTGTAAGTCAAGTTCCCATTACATAACATTGGTATGTAATCCATTTTCTTTAACATCACCGCAACACGCCAGCATAATAGCAGGGCGGCTATACACTTGTTCATCCCGGAAACAAatcaaagatattgataatattttgaCTGCCATTCCCACACAAGAACCTCTGcagggaaaacaaaaataacctgTCTATTGGTCGCCTATGATGCTATTCACACCCCTGTCACCATGCGCTTTACTCACGCACTCTGTTTCCGCCGGAGGGCTCCAGCTGGCCCATCCGGTAATGCCATGGTATTTGTCgtaggatcaggaggaggagaagagggagatgtatGGTCCTCGGGTCTTATATCTGCCGGAAGAGGTTAGTACAGGTTCCCTGGAGCCTTTTATTGCCAAAGCACTATTAACTATTGTTTGGCCACTGGCGTTTAGTTATTCATCCGTCTCGCTGCCACAGATGTTGTGGCCCCCTATTTCACAACATTCATAAAATGCTTTTCCGTATCAAGACTAAAAAACTTAGATTAATAAATGTTTAATTGTTTTCAATGATTATGGTGTATTTGAAATAACTTATTAATGTATTTCAAAGTGACAATATTAATTCTACTAACTAGTGTAATTCAAAGGTTGAGTTAAATATCTATGAAAAtcaatatttattaattaataattcatcatCATAAGATTATATCAAACTTTATTTAGGATCTTGACACTATACATACAACTAGACAGTTATGATTCaatgttatataattatcagtcatgaaacgacaaaaacaaaatcaacaatattcaAAATTACGTTATATCTTAATGAGccaaatattatcaaacaaaatagtaaaatcaattggatattaaacaaaataatgatcacaagagaagcatatacttatacattaaaTAGACATGCGCTGTGAACTGATTATTCTTAAACAAATGGTCGATTTTAATTAGCGCAAATTAAGTTGTATTTTACATTATTGCATTACTAAAATAGCAAGCAAGATTAATAATCATGCCAAAATCTAATGCTTGTTAGACAAAAAATCAATCTTACGCTCTGTCGGCCAACAACAGGACTTGTCACTGCCTGGACACTTCCGTTGAgctatctttaaaaaaaacacaGTTATTTAAGTACACTTACAAACTATCCAAACAATTTCCATTAAATTGCAGTAAAGGtacatctaacacaatattgCCACATTAGTTGAATTTAATAATCAAGTTATTTCATTGTACGTTACTGGtttccatttctaattcctgtctaTTATGTTCCATGATAATACACTAAATTACTTCAAAAGGGCTTACCTGGGATGAGCCACCAAAAGGAACAGGGCTACTGGATGCAACTCCGAAAGCTAGTCCACAGTCCCCGTCactgaacatccttttatttttgATATGGGGCTCATCCGGTCACATCCTATGCTGTTATCGCTTCTCCATTTCTTATAGTTGGAAAGATGCATGCATGAGGACTTTTCTGTCTCATCAAATATTTAACACTCTTTTTATCACTTTACTTTTTCTACCTGCTATCCGACTCAATTTCTTATTCCCGGACTAATACACTTTACAATCAATTGAAACTGCCTGTTAATACCTTTGAAGTCATGGCAATACGAAAACTAACCACTTGAACATTTGGGCCCAGGGCTTTTGCCACAATCGCTAGCGACCTGcacaccattttctttgataaataGATGTCCTGGCTTCAGAGAAAGCGGATATTTTTCCCCGGCGaggcatttttatttatattcagcccatgaagaagaaggagaccatGTGCAAAAGTAAGTCTCTCCACTTTTATATGCAAAAATGCTCTAAAACGTATCCATTGCGTTTCATATTTTCACAAAACTATCTATAACTTGCAAAGAACATATTGCATGGATGATATCAGAAATCTAAAGTATTTTGGCCACAATATGCAAATTAATAGTGACCAACAGAGTAACCACTAGGTACTTGTGCTACAGTAAGATAATATTGCTGTGTTCATTCCAGATGTGACGAAGGAAGAATCTTGCTCAAGATTACGACTTTATCCAAAAGGTTCAGAAACGGAATTTAGTGATgatggaagtgatgatgatgctgattttATCCCAGAAAATAAAAATTCAGGTAAAAAATATTTCGTTCCTACATGTACAACATATGTTCCGGTATTGTAcaatagatattgtatatattttcaatagtAATATATCCCACAGATGAATATTTACATCAAATTGTCATGCAACTACAAGCATATTATCTTTCCAGATGCTGAAGCGACAGATCAATGCACATACCAAGTGTCGCCAGGTATATGAAAGGGCTATACTTTtggaattgttattgttacatacTCTAACCATATGATAATTGCTGCTGTCATGACATTATCTTGCAGAGTATAAATCTTAGCCTTATATGTGAATTGTATCACTTTTATTGTAAAGATTGGAGCTCCAATTTACTTTGTAAATATCAGAATTTACCTATATACTGTAAAGTGACTGCTACATCTATTTTTCAGATCCCGAAGACGACGTGGATAATAATCTTACAGGTGTTTCTTCAACTTTTGAACCATACTGGAGGAAAAGAAGTTTCCAAATGCAAGAATTTTTACTGGTCACGCAATGGGACCGTCATCTTTCACGATTTAGACAGAATTTCACCTCGTGCTGCTTTTGATACTATTCTTAGTGATGCTATGTATGACAATGTGTTTCAGACAAATCTATATGctcaacaaaaaggaaaataattcaaGCCAATTGCAAAATCAGAATTGCAGATTTTCATAGGGATATATTTTTATGATGGGCATAAAGAAGTTTCCTTCCTATAGGGATTATTGATCAGCAAATTGCCTGAGATGTGACTTCATTGCAGATGCAGTGGGTCGGACGAGATTTGAGTGGATTCTTATTCATTTGCATCTGAATGATAATATGTCTGAATACCCTAGAGATGACCCATGATTTGACAAATTGTACAAACTACGACATTTCCTTGATTGTCTAAATAGTCAGTTTCAGTCTTGTTATAATCCCTTAGATTCAGACAATAGATGAATCTATGATCAAATTCAGCACCATGAGGGGAAAGTGACTGGAGGATGGATCCTTCTAGCATCAGTGTCACAAAATTGATTGACACAAGACCAGTCATGTTCATTGCTAACATGCACAACCCTTCAGAGATGAGTACTGTTAGTAGGCGGAAGAAAGATGGTACAATAATTGATGTAACTGCTCATATTATTGTTAACTTTTATAGAACAAGTATGGGATGTTGTGATAGAGCAGACTGCTTGAAGTCGTACTATGAAATTGACcgaaaagcaagaaaatggtggCATCCCATCTTTTTCCACTTTTTGAATGTTGCTGTAGTAAACTCAATGGTTATATAAAATGCTGGATGAAGTTTTTACTATGAACTTGAAGCAGTTCAAGATCTCCCTCTGCACTAGACTTATAGGTGCAGCAGGAATAGATTCAAGCAGTCCAGCATCCAGTGATGTCCCAAGGAAAACAGTAAGCGAAAGCGAATCATTCCTGAAGGGATCAGAACTAGCAAAGCTAAACATATGCCAGCTATTG
Proteins encoded:
- the LOC113825212 gene encoding uncharacterized protein translates to MKKKETMCKNVTKEESCSRLRLYPKGSETEFSDDGSDDDADFIPENKNSDAEATDQCTYQVSPDPEDDVDNNLTGVSSTFEPYWRKRSFQMQEFLLVTQWDRHLSRFRQNFTSCCF